A genomic window from Halorubrum lacusprofundi ATCC 49239 includes:
- a CDS encoding P-loop NTPase: MVEAFAVASGKGGTGKTTSTLALGMALAEEHDVTVVDADTGMANLLFHAGLDDATVTLHDLLVEGTATAVSEATYDRFGLSVVPCGTSLAGFEAAEPGRLREVVAELASDTDVLLLDSPAALGSKSAVLPVVLADRVVVVVEPTIPALSDGLKVQEYARSYGTETAGVLFNKVRDDAADVAEQAEQRFGGPVLANVPDSDAVRAARRAGEPLLAHAPESEPAARYRRAAARLDVRDGDEGAVADRFRSAVVPDTP, encoded by the coding sequence ATGGTTGAGGCGTTCGCGGTCGCCAGCGGGAAGGGCGGCACGGGAAAGACGACGAGCACGCTCGCGCTGGGGATGGCGCTCGCCGAGGAACACGACGTCACCGTCGTCGACGCCGACACGGGAATGGCGAACTTGCTGTTCCACGCCGGGCTCGACGACGCGACGGTCACTCTCCACGACCTTCTCGTCGAGGGGACTGCGACGGCGGTCTCGGAGGCGACGTACGACCGGTTCGGACTCTCCGTCGTCCCCTGCGGCACGTCGCTCGCGGGCTTCGAGGCGGCCGAACCGGGCCGGCTTCGCGAGGTCGTCGCCGAACTCGCCAGCGACACCGACGTGCTGCTGCTCGACTCGCCGGCCGCGCTCGGCTCGAAGTCGGCGGTGCTACCGGTCGTCCTCGCCGACCGCGTCGTGGTCGTCGTCGAGCCGACGATACCCGCGCTCTCGGACGGGCTGAAGGTTCAGGAGTACGCGCGCTCCTACGGAACGGAGACGGCAGGCGTGCTGTTCAACAAGGTCCGCGACGACGCCGCCGATGTGGCCGAGCAGGCCGAGCAGCGCTTCGGCGGCCCCGTCCTCGCTAACGTTCCCGACAGCGACGCCGTCAGGGCGGCGAGACGCGCGGGGGAGCCCCTCCTCGCACACGCTCCCGAGAGCGAGCCGGCCGCCCGCTACCGGCGGGCCGCGGCCCGGCTCGATGTGCGCGACGGCGACGAGGGGGCCGTCGCCGACCGCTTCCGGAGCGCGGTCGTCCCCGACACGCCATGA
- a CDS encoding MBL fold metallo-hydrolase, with translation MTTVIDADTFSDRIDERRRDERSFALVDTRPRESYESWRIADSIHYFYKPPHEFDLGDFEAETGLGPGDAIVTACAKGKASLDFAEELEAAGYDDVTVVADGMRGWSSVYDRTAVPLPEAGDDPLDVVQIQRRAKGCLGYLVVGGQKADSAVDSDGSDHVAIAVDVSRHGDEWREAAAARDASIAAVLDTHVHADHLSGGRTLADELGVPYYLPAAAAERDVAYAFEPLARNETLDVGGVSVKALATPGHTDDGASYLIGRSAVLTGDTLFTDSVGRTELQFAAGGDAAEDDAAGDDAAGEPETESAGAATGAERLYDSLHGTLLAEPDDIVVCPGHFAVANDGTTGDVVPGEPVTTTVGTVRRGLDVLGLDREAFVERITATLPEKPPNYEAVIAANRGVESPPDETAAIELELGPNRCAANAGGESTADD, from the coding sequence ATGACAACCGTCATCGACGCGGACACGTTCAGCGACAGGATCGACGAGCGACGACGCGACGAGCGGTCGTTCGCCCTCGTCGACACACGCCCTCGCGAGAGCTACGAGAGCTGGCGGATTGCCGACTCCATCCACTACTTCTACAAGCCGCCCCACGAGTTCGACCTCGGCGACTTCGAAGCCGAAACCGGACTCGGACCCGGCGACGCGATCGTCACGGCCTGCGCGAAGGGGAAGGCCTCGCTCGACTTCGCCGAAGAGCTGGAGGCCGCGGGCTACGACGACGTCACGGTCGTCGCGGACGGGATGCGCGGCTGGTCGAGTGTGTACGACCGGACCGCGGTTCCGCTCCCCGAGGCGGGCGACGACCCGCTCGACGTCGTCCAGATCCAGCGGCGCGCGAAGGGATGTCTCGGGTACCTCGTGGTGGGCGGACAGAAGGCGGATAGCGCCGTCGACTCCGATGGCTCCGACCACGTCGCCATCGCAGTCGACGTCTCCCGTCACGGCGACGAGTGGCGGGAGGCGGCCGCCGCGCGCGACGCCTCGATCGCGGCGGTCCTCGACACCCACGTCCACGCCGACCACCTCTCCGGCGGTCGGACGCTCGCGGACGAGCTCGGCGTACCCTACTACCTCCCGGCGGCGGCCGCCGAGCGCGACGTGGCGTACGCGTTCGAGCCGCTCGCTCGCAACGAGACGCTCGATGTCGGCGGGGTCAGCGTGAAAGCGCTCGCGACCCCCGGCCATACCGACGACGGCGCGAGCTATCTGATCGGGCGGTCGGCGGTGCTCACCGGCGACACGCTTTTCACCGACAGTGTCGGCCGGACGGAACTGCAGTTCGCGGCGGGCGGCGATGCGGCAGAGGATGACGCGGCGGGAGACGACGCGGCTGGTGAGCCGGAGACCGAGAGCGCCGGCGCGGCGACCGGCGCCGAGCGCCTCTACGACTCGCTCCACGGGACGTTGCTCGCGGAGCCCGACGATATCGTCGTCTGTCCCGGCCACTTCGCGGTCGCGAACGACGGGACGACCGGCGATGTCGTGCCCGGCGAGCCGGTAACGACGACGGTGGGCACGGTGCGCCGCGGGCTCGACGTTCTCGGGCTCGACCGCGAGGCGTTCGTGGAGCGGATTACGGCGACGCTCCCGGAGAAGCCGCCGAACTACGAGGCCGTCATCGCGGCGAACCGCGGCGTCGAGTCGCCGCCGGACGAGACCGCGGCGATCGAGTTGGAGCTCGGTCCGAACCGGTGTGCCGCGAACGCGGGCGGAGAGTCGACGGCGGACGACTGA
- a CDS encoding DUF7385 family protein → MGDEETEGPMSAEEFRSLTDGLVRQSSGGGTTVYKNAAGVGCPNPDCDRGVFQTLFVSDHGWQQIGATRDGIDLCLCNTESKRLVFIHDE, encoded by the coding sequence ATGGGAGACGAGGAGACCGAGGGCCCGATGTCTGCCGAGGAGTTCCGATCGCTGACGGACGGACTGGTTCGACAGAGCTCCGGCGGCGGGACCACCGTGTACAAAAACGCCGCGGGAGTTGGCTGCCCGAACCCCGACTGCGACCGCGGCGTCTTTCAGACGCTGTTCGTCAGCGATCACGGCTGGCAGCAGATCGGTGCGACCCGTGACGGAATCGATCTGTGCCTCTGTAACACCGAGTCGAAGCGGCTCGTTTTCATTCACGACGAGTAG
- a CDS encoding endonuclease V, whose amino-acid sequence MAPPADLPQGHPDNIERPELLPDPSLSRAEMESLQRELAATATFADDHGIDPAVVAIDEPADLTDGLPDARQETLPGTHPNTGDPDAPVVVGIDQAFLTPDDGEDRAVSAAVAIRDGVVIEYASAITPLSIPYIPGLLAFREGEPILAALDALDAEPDLLVCDGSGRIHFREAGIATHVGVLLDVPSVGVAKSLLCGVPDESTDERPAGWRTPIRADGSVETAGSAGDAPVIGHAFQSRQYPNSRRVNPLYVSPGHRVSPATTVELVEALCAGYKLPEPTRIADAYADAVKRDAVRA is encoded by the coding sequence ATGGCGCCCCCGGCCGATCTCCCACAAGGCCACCCGGACAACATCGAACGCCCCGAGCTTCTCCCGGATCCGTCGCTGTCGCGCGCAGAGATGGAGTCGCTTCAGCGCGAGCTGGCGGCGACGGCGACGTTCGCAGACGACCACGGGATCGACCCGGCCGTGGTCGCGATCGACGAGCCCGCAGACCTAACCGACGGGCTGCCGGACGCGCGCCAAGAGACGCTGCCGGGCACGCACCCGAACACCGGCGATCCCGACGCGCCGGTCGTCGTGGGGATCGATCAGGCGTTCCTGACGCCGGATGACGGCGAGGATCGGGCCGTCTCCGCCGCGGTCGCGATCCGCGACGGCGTCGTGATCGAGTACGCGAGCGCCATCACGCCACTCTCGATCCCCTACATCCCGGGCCTCCTCGCGTTCCGGGAAGGCGAACCGATACTGGCCGCGCTCGACGCCCTCGACGCCGAGCCGGATCTGCTGGTCTGTGACGGCTCCGGCCGCATCCACTTCCGGGAGGCCGGCATCGCGACCCACGTCGGCGTCCTGCTGGACGTGCCGAGCGTCGGCGTCGCGAAGAGTCTACTGTGCGGCGTGCCCGACGAGTCCACCGACGAGCGGCCGGCGGGGTGGCGAACCCCAATCCGTGCGGACGGGTCGGTGGAGACAGCGGGTAGCGCCGGCGACGCCCCCGTCATCGGCCACGCCTTCCAGTCTCGACAGTACCCGAACAGCCGGCGCGTGAACCCCCTGTACGTGAGCCCCGGCCACCGGGTGTCGCCCGCGACGACGGTCGAACTCGTCGAGGCGCTGTGTGCGGGCTACAAGCTCCCGGAACCGACCCGGATCGCGGACGCATACGCCGACGCCGTGAAGCGGGACGCGGTGCGAGCGTGA
- a CDS encoding rhomboid family intramembrane serine protease: MATCDVCGEYENLPYQCNRCGKTFCANHRLPENHNCPGLAEWDDPGGVFDSGFDGSVESGGAGGSGDGASAGVTDRVKQRIDRETSTGGIVSYFRGNATYALLAAMWITFLAQWAVTLLFGEAAHSQIFVLRSDAIGNVWTWVTSVLSHSRFGLFHIIGNSIVILFFGPLVERAVGSRRFVGFFFASGILAGLGHVLFAIATGAPTTGVLGASGAGFAILGVLTVWRPNMQVLLFFVIPMKIKYLTWGIALISAVLVVQSGTGGVGGIAHLAHLIGFAIGLAFGKRNESLARSAGGPGGMQMGGARGPGGPRGPGGPGGRF; encoded by the coding sequence ATGGCGACGTGCGACGTGTGTGGGGAGTACGAGAACCTCCCGTACCAGTGTAACCGGTGCGGCAAGACGTTCTGTGCCAACCACCGACTGCCCGAGAATCACAACTGTCCGGGCCTCGCCGAGTGGGACGACCCCGGCGGCGTCTTCGACAGCGGCTTCGACGGGAGCGTCGAGAGCGGCGGCGCGGGCGGGTCAGGCGACGGTGCGTCCGCAGGCGTCACGGACCGCGTCAAACAGCGAATCGACCGCGAGACGAGCACTGGCGGGATTGTGAGCTATTTCCGCGGGAACGCGACATATGCCCTGCTGGCGGCGATGTGGATCACGTTCCTCGCGCAGTGGGCCGTAACCCTCCTCTTCGGCGAGGCCGCCCACAGCCAGATCTTCGTCCTCCGATCGGACGCGATCGGCAACGTCTGGACGTGGGTGACCTCCGTGCTCTCGCACTCGCGGTTCGGACTGTTCCACATCATCGGCAACAGCATCGTGATCTTGTTCTTCGGCCCACTCGTCGAGCGCGCGGTCGGCTCCCGCCGCTTCGTCGGGTTCTTCTTCGCGTCGGGGATCCTCGCCGGCCTGGGCCACGTCCTGTTCGCGATCGCGACGGGCGCCCCGACGACGGGCGTGCTCGGTGCCAGCGGTGCCGGCTTCGCGATCTTAGGCGTGCTCACCGTGTGGCGGCCGAACATGCAGGTGCTCCTCTTCTTCGTCATCCCGATGAAGATCAAGTACCTCACGTGGGGGATCGCGCTCATCTCGGCGGTGCTCGTCGTCCAAAGCGGCACGGGCGGCGTCGGCGGCATCGCGCACCTCGCCCACCTGATCGGCTTCGCGATCGGACTCGCGTTCGGCAAGCGAAACGAGAGCCTCGCGCGGTCCGCGGGCGGTCCCGGCGGGATGCAGATGGGCGGCGCGAGAGGGCCGGGCGGTCCCCGAGGACCGGGCGGGCCCGGCGGGCGGTTCTGA
- a CDS encoding type I 3-dehydroquinate dehydratase has product MFEEFVLTASTADLSEEPQAREHADAVEFRMDLASDPLAQLDTYDGELPLLVTNRASWEGGEADDLGRYDALTTALTHDAVAAVDIELAALRGNAPEGEESHATALRNTARETDVAVVVSVHDFESTPEPAALVDLLADAAAEGDVGKLATTAAASEDALAMIEATHEATAAGHRVATMCMGEPGRHTRAVTPLYGSKIGYAPVDPANATAPGQYPLATLRGLVDGLRGDDVGE; this is encoded by the coding sequence ATGTTCGAGGAGTTCGTCCTGACCGCGAGCACGGCCGACCTCTCGGAGGAGCCGCAGGCCCGTGAGCACGCCGACGCCGTGGAGTTCCGGATGGATCTGGCGAGTGACCCGCTCGCCCAGCTTGACACGTACGACGGCGAGCTCCCGCTGCTCGTCACGAACCGGGCGTCGTGGGAGGGCGGCGAGGCCGACGACCTCGGACGGTACGACGCGCTCACAACCGCGCTCACCCACGACGCAGTCGCCGCCGTCGACATCGAGCTTGCCGCCCTCCGCGGGAACGCACCGGAGGGAGAGGAGTCACACGCGACCGCACTCCGGAATACGGCCCGCGAGACAGACGTCGCGGTGGTCGTCTCGGTCCACGACTTTGAGTCGACGCCCGAGCCCGCGGCGCTCGTTGACCTGCTCGCCGACGCGGCCGCCGAAGGCGACGTGGGAAAGCTGGCGACGACCGCGGCCGCGTCCGAGGACGCGCTCGCGATGATCGAGGCGACCCACGAGGCGACCGCGGCGGGCCATCGCGTCGCGACGATGTGCATGGGCGAACCCGGCCGGCACACCCGCGCGGTCACCCCCCTGTACGGCTCGAAAATCGGCTACGCGCCCGTCGATCCCGCGAACGCAACGGCGCCCGGCCAGTACCCGCTCGCGACGCTCAGAGGACTCGTCGACGGACTGCGCGGCGACGACGTTGGCGAATGA
- a CDS encoding transcription initiation factor IIB has translation MSERLHTRGSRSRTETDEKESEQTDETLSCPECDGNVINDEEHGESVCADCGLVVEADSVDRGPEWRAFDSREKDEKSRVGAPTTNTMHDKGLSTNIDWRDKDAYGRSLGARQRQKMQRLRKWNERFRTRDSKERNLKQALGEIDRMASAQGLPDNVRETASVIYRRALDEDLLPGRSIEGVSTSCVYAAARMAGVPRSLDEIADVSRVEKAEIARTYRYVVRELKLEVKPADPEQYVPRFASDLELSEESEMRAKSLLRNAKEKGVHSGKSPVGLAAAAVYAAALLTNEKTTQAAVSEVADISEVTIRNRYHELLEAEDGLVA, from the coding sequence ATGAGTGAACGACTACACACGCGGGGGAGTCGCTCCCGAACAGAGACAGACGAGAAGGAATCGGAACAGACTGACGAGACGTTGAGCTGTCCGGAGTGCGACGGCAACGTCATCAACGACGAGGAACACGGCGAGAGCGTCTGCGCCGACTGCGGGCTCGTCGTCGAGGCCGACTCGGTTGACCGCGGGCCGGAGTGGCGCGCGTTCGACTCCCGAGAGAAAGACGAGAAGAGCCGCGTCGGCGCCCCGACAACCAACACGATGCACGACAAGGGGCTCTCGACGAACATCGACTGGCGCGACAAGGACGCGTACGGTCGGTCGCTCGGCGCGCGCCAGCGCCAGAAGATGCAGCGGCTCCGCAAGTGGAACGAGCGGTTCCGCACCCGCGACTCGAAGGAGCGCAACCTCAAGCAGGCGCTCGGCGAGATCGACCGGATGGCCAGCGCGCAGGGCCTCCCGGACAACGTCCGCGAGACGGCCTCCGTTATCTACCGCCGCGCGCTCGACGAGGATCTGCTCCCCGGTCGCTCTATCGAGGGCGTCTCGACCTCCTGCGTGTACGCCGCCGCCCGGATGGCCGGCGTCCCGCGCAGCCTCGACGAGATCGCCGACGTGTCCCGCGTCGAGAAGGCCGAGATCGCCCGGACGTACCGCTACGTCGTCCGCGAGCTCAAGCTCGAAGTGAAGCCGGCCGACCCCGAGCAGTACGTCCCCCGGTTCGCCTCCGACCTGGAGCTCTCCGAGGAGTCCGAGATGCGCGCGAAGAGCCTCCTGCGCAACGCCAAGGAGAAGGGCGTCCACTCGGGCAAGTCGCCGGTGGGCCTCGCCGCGGCCGCCGTCTACGCCGCCGCCCTCCTCACCAACGAGAAGACGACGCAGGCCGCCGTCTCGGAGGTCGCCGACATCAGCGAGGTCACCATCCGGAACCGGTACCACGAGCTGTTAGAGGCCGAGGACGGCCTCGTCGCCTGA
- a CDS encoding cobalamin-binding protein, whose protein sequence is MSDPRVVSLAPSATATVTALGAAEILVGVTNHCDLSEDAGATHGMDSPAALGGWLNPDLDRVADLDPDAVLTSDGLQSDLADDCRERGFAVRHREPATLDEVVATFAARGADVGRSEAGDRLAAEARERLDRIAGAVVDRPRPIVYCEEWSDPPMAAGNWVPDAVRAAGGRYPFVDPGERSREVDLAAVERATPDHVVVHVCGHGDRIDPATVEERDWAVDAPVHVIDDSLLNQPSPALIDGVERLARLFHPEIETYS, encoded by the coding sequence ATGAGCGATCCACGCGTCGTCTCGCTGGCACCGAGTGCGACAGCGACCGTAACCGCTCTCGGCGCCGCCGAGATCCTGGTCGGCGTCACGAACCACTGCGATCTCTCGGAAGACGCGGGCGCCACGCACGGGATGGATTCTCCCGCTGCCCTCGGCGGGTGGCTGAACCCCGACCTCGACCGCGTCGCCGACCTCGATCCCGACGCCGTCCTCACCAGCGACGGGCTCCAGAGCGATCTCGCCGACGACTGCCGCGAGCGCGGGTTCGCCGTTCGGCACCGCGAGCCCGCGACGCTCGACGAGGTAGTCGCGACCTTTGCCGCCCGCGGTGCGGACGTGGGGCGATCTGAGGCCGGCGACCGTCTCGCTGCCGAGGCTCGGGAGCGACTCGACCGGATCGCCGGCGCGGTCGTGGATCGCCCGCGCCCGATCGTCTACTGTGAGGAGTGGTCCGACCCGCCGATGGCCGCCGGCAACTGGGTCCCCGACGCCGTGCGCGCCGCCGGCGGCCGATACCCCTTCGTCGACCCCGGCGAGCGCTCCCGCGAGGTCGACCTCGCCGCCGTCGAGCGGGCCACCCCCGACCACGTCGTCGTCCACGTCTGCGGCCACGGCGATCGGATCGATCCCGCGACCGTCGAGGAACGCGACTGGGCCGTCGACGCCCCCGTCCACGTGATCGACGACTCCCTCTTGAACCAGCCGAGCCCCGCGCTGATCGACGGCGTCGAGCGGCTGGCGAGGCTGTTCCATCCCGAGATCGAGACGTATTCGTAG
- a CDS encoding DUF84 family protein — protein MRIGVGSGNPVKRRAVEQALGIATESGPGADPRDAESSLLDGLPDDPETVAVEAVPVPSGVSEQPTGHTETIAGAENRAAAVLDTEPDTYDLAVGIEGGVAHFDGADGIFLVMWAAVSDGSRVGRGAGPSLELPASVATRIEDGEELGPVMDDVLDTTGVARRGGAAGALTNGRVDRAGALATAVASAFGPFVSDVY, from the coding sequence ATGCGAATCGGCGTCGGCAGCGGCAACCCGGTGAAGCGGCGCGCGGTCGAACAGGCGCTCGGTATCGCGACCGAGTCCGGCCCCGGAGCGGATCCCCGCGACGCCGAGTCGTCCCTTCTCGACGGCCTCCCCGACGACCCGGAGACGGTCGCGGTCGAGGCCGTTCCGGTCCCCTCCGGTGTGAGCGAACAGCCGACCGGCCACACCGAGACGATCGCCGGCGCGGAGAACCGGGCTGCGGCCGTCCTCGACACGGAGCCCGACACGTACGACCTCGCGGTCGGTATCGAGGGCGGCGTCGCCCACTTCGACGGCGCAGACGGAATCTTTCTCGTGATGTGGGCCGCCGTCTCGGACGGGTCACGGGTCGGCCGCGGCGCGGGGCCGAGCCTGGAACTCCCCGCTTCAGTCGCCACCCGGATCGAGGACGGGGAGGAGCTCGGCCCCGTGATGGACGACGTCCTCGACACGACCGGCGTGGCGAGACGCGGTGGCGCCGCTGGCGCGCTCACAAACGGCCGCGTCGACCGCGCGGGCGCCCTCGCGACCGCGGTCGCGAGCGCCTTTGGCCCGTTCGTCTCCGACGTATACTGA
- a CDS encoding DUF7123 family protein, whose product MSTVQSDAVAVESAGLSAKQASILRYLRENAAEQTYFKSRLIADELDLSAKEVGANMSAVADAAADIDVEKWGYSSGTTWMVTA is encoded by the coding sequence ATGAGCACGGTCCAATCGGACGCGGTCGCCGTCGAATCAGCCGGCCTCTCCGCGAAACAGGCGAGCATCCTGCGGTACCTCCGCGAAAACGCCGCCGAGCAGACGTACTTCAAGTCGCGGCTGATCGCCGACGAGCTCGATCTCTCGGCGAAGGAGGTCGGTGCGAACATGAGCGCGGTCGCCGACGCGGCCGCAGACATCGATGTCGAGAAGTGGGGCTACTCGTCGGGGACGACGTGGATGGTCACGGCGTAG
- a CDS encoding winged helix-turn-helix transcriptional regulator, whose amino-acid sequence MTDGIDGRKRETLRRFAAIGAAAPFVGTASAGTGNDDTEQADTNETREAIRGYVPTTPGAHFSKLRDDLHLGTGEAQHHLQKLEEDSEIESTKDADYRRYFPAGRFDGLDKRALGYLRRDTPRGMILALLRDPTATGAELAAELGVSRPTVSTAAADLEAAGLLDRTDGYTLTEPERLLTLVVRYADSFDADAVAFADDAASLVAYDP is encoded by the coding sequence GTGACCGACGGGATCGACGGACGGAAACGCGAGACGCTCCGGCGGTTCGCCGCCATCGGAGCCGCCGCACCGTTCGTCGGGACCGCGAGCGCCGGAACCGGGAACGACGACACCGAACAAGCCGATACGAACGAGACCCGCGAGGCGATCCGCGGGTACGTGCCGACGACCCCCGGCGCTCACTTCTCGAAGCTCCGCGACGACCTCCACCTCGGAACTGGGGAGGCACAACACCACCTCCAAAAACTGGAGGAGGACAGTGAAATCGAGTCGACAAAGGACGCCGACTACCGTCGGTACTTCCCGGCTGGCAGGTTTGACGGGCTCGACAAGCGCGCGCTCGGGTACCTTCGGCGCGACACCCCTCGCGGGATGATACTCGCGCTGTTGCGCGATCCGACAGCGACCGGCGCGGAACTGGCCGCCGAACTGGGCGTCTCCCGGCCGACGGTGAGCACCGCCGCCGCTGACCTCGAGGCGGCCGGCCTCCTCGACCGGACCGACGGCTACACGCTGACCGAACCAGAGCGGCTACTCACGCTCGTGGTTCGATACGCTGACTCCTTCGACGCTGACGCCGTCGCCTTCGCAGACGATGCGGCGTCGCTGGTCGCGTACGACCCGTAA
- a CDS encoding SPFH domain-containing protein translates to MDPITLQSGLGFGLVSVGLLFLLLVVITLWQSFEIVDAYEKKTLTVFGEYRKLLEPGINLIPPFVSRTYAFDMRTQTLDVPRQEAITRDNSPVTADAVVYIKVMDAKKAFLEVDDYKKAVSNLAQTTLRAVLGDMELDDTLNKRQEINAKIRKELDEPTDEWGIRVESVEVREVNPSKDVQQAMEQQTSAERRRRAMILEAQGERRSAVEQAEGDKQSNIIRAQGEKQSQILEAQGDAISTVLRARSAESMGERAIIERGMETLEEIGKGESTTFVLPQELTSLVGRYGKALSGSDVQEMEGLDGKEFDADTRKMLGLDDIDEILGQIEESAEMDVEELEKEAEAVKAGGAGADIKSADEVIQEMDEEAVDEDVETERES, encoded by the coding sequence ATGGATCCGATTACCCTCCAATCCGGCCTCGGGTTCGGCCTGGTGAGCGTCGGGCTGCTCTTCCTGCTGCTCGTGGTCATCACGCTCTGGCAGTCGTTCGAGATCGTCGACGCCTACGAGAAAAAGACACTCACGGTGTTCGGCGAGTACCGGAAGCTGCTTGAACCCGGGATCAACCTCATTCCACCGTTCGTCTCCCGCACCTACGCGTTCGATATGCGGACCCAGACGCTGGACGTTCCCCGCCAAGAAGCGATCACGCGGGACAACTCGCCGGTGACGGCGGACGCGGTCGTCTACATCAAGGTGATGGACGCCAAGAAGGCGTTTCTCGAAGTGGACGACTACAAGAAGGCCGTCTCGAATCTCGCGCAGACTACGCTCCGCGCCGTCCTCGGCGACATGGAACTCGACGACACGCTGAACAAGCGCCAAGAGATCAACGCGAAGATCCGCAAGGAGCTGGACGAACCGACCGACGAGTGGGGGATCCGCGTCGAGAGCGTCGAGGTCCGCGAGGTCAACCCCTCGAAGGATGTCCAGCAGGCGATGGAGCAGCAGACCTCTGCCGAGCGCCGCCGCCGCGCGATGATCCTCGAAGCGCAGGGGGAACGCCGCTCCGCGGTCGAGCAGGCCGAAGGTGACAAACAGTCGAACATCATCCGCGCACAGGGTGAAAAGCAGTCCCAGATCCTCGAAGCGCAGGGTGACGCGATCTCGACCGTCCTCCGCGCCCGCTCCGCCGAGTCGATGGGCGAGCGCGCCATCATCGAGCGCGGGATGGAGACCTTAGAGGAGATCGGGAAGGGCGAATCCACGACGTTCGTACTCCCGCAGGAGCTCACCAGCCTCGTCGGTCGCTACGGCAAGGCGCTGTCCGGCTCCGACGTTCAGGAGATGGAGGGGCTCGACGGCAAGGAGTTCGACGCCGACACCCGGAAGATGCTCGGGCTCGACGACATCGACGAGATCCTCGGCCAGATCGAGGAGTCCGCGGAGATGGACGTCGAGGAGCTAGAAAAGGAGGCTGAGGCGGTCAAGGCCGGCGGCGCCGGCGCAGACATCAAGTCGGCCGACGAGGTCATCCAAGAGATGGACGAAGAGGCCGTCGACGAGGACGTGGAGACCGAGCGCGAGAGCTGA
- a CDS encoding protein sorting system archaetidylserine synthase (This PssA-like phosphatidyltransferase, along with a PssD-like decarboxylase, is required in Haloarchaea for the archaeosortase ArtA to replace the PGF-CTERM sorting signal with a C-terminal lipid anchor.) produces the protein MYLRFVGRLGLADAVTVANAAVGFLAVVAAAVDPQLAARLILLAAVADGLDGVVARHRGSTDAGPYLDSLADVASFGVAPAALVAFVVLDARSFATDPILVAAGVGVAALFVSMAVARLGMYTAYDADERETVGVPTTLAATVLAAAVIAGYTAPALLIAATAAFALLMGSTVTYPDLHAQDALVMGVVQAAVILTPVGHMVTSLLPAWIGEGFAFALLFLSVGYLILGPRFYWGDGIRSPTDVEDAKDATDADAVEDRGA, from the coding sequence ATGTATTTGCGGTTCGTCGGGCGGCTCGGGCTCGCGGACGCGGTGACGGTGGCGAACGCGGCGGTCGGCTTTCTTGCGGTCGTCGCCGCCGCCGTCGATCCTCAGCTCGCGGCCCGTCTCATCCTGCTCGCCGCAGTTGCGGACGGGCTCGACGGGGTCGTGGCACGCCACCGCGGATCCACTGACGCCGGGCCGTACCTCGACTCGCTGGCGGACGTGGCGTCGTTCGGGGTCGCACCCGCCGCACTCGTGGCGTTCGTCGTCCTCGACGCACGCTCGTTCGCGACCGATCCGATCCTCGTCGCCGCCGGCGTCGGCGTCGCGGCCCTGTTCGTCTCGATGGCGGTCGCCCGGCTCGGGATGTACACGGCCTACGACGCCGACGAGCGCGAGACGGTGGGCGTGCCGACGACGTTGGCGGCGACGGTGCTCGCCGCGGCCGTCATCGCCGGCTACACCGCTCCCGCGTTGCTCATCGCGGCGACCGCCGCGTTCGCGCTGCTGATGGGGTCGACGGTCACGTACCCCGACCTCCACGCGCAGGACGCGCTCGTGATGGGCGTCGTGCAGGCGGCCGTGATCCTCACTCCGGTCGGCCACATGGTCACGTCACTCCTCCCGGCGTGGATCGGCGAGGGGTTCGCGTTCGCGCTGCTGTTCCTCTCCGTCGGCTACCTAATCCTCGGACCGCGATTCTACTGGGGCGACGGGATCCGGTCGCCGACGGACGTGGAGGACGCGAAAGACGCGACGGACGCCGACGCCGTTGAAGACCGCGGCGCCTGA